Below is a window of Equus quagga isolate Etosha38 chromosome 1, UCLA_HA_Equagga_1.0, whole genome shotgun sequence DNA.
ctataaaaaaaacagaaaataacaagagttggcaaCGATATGAAAAAACTAGAACCCTGTGCACTCTTGGTGGAAaggtaaactggtacagccactatggaaaacagtatggaagttcttcaaaaaattaaaaatagaaccaccatatgatccagcaactctaCTTCTGGGTGTCCCTGGAAGCAGGGTCTGGAAGAGATACATGCACAACCATGTTCAcagcggcattattcacaacagccagagGCTGGAAGCAAGCCACGGGTCCGctgacagatgaacagataaatgtggtctacacacacaatggaatatcattcagccttaaaaaggaaggaaatcctgtcacacgCCACAACCCAGATACACCCTGAGGACATCATGCacgtgaaacaagccagtcacaaaagatcagtTTTTCACCCCTAAAATCTCAAAATCTCTTCACTTAGTCAAGAACACTGATTTTCTCTGCCAAGTTTAAttagtaaataaacaaacaaaaagcatgaGAGTAAACATAAAACATTTCCCAGCCTATGAAAGCAGTTTACAGACCAACTGACTAGTTTTAGTTTAGCAATGACCAAACTAATACTTATTCCACATCTAATCCCATTCCACAGAAATTGCTGTTAACAAGGAAGACCTATGAAATGTGTCTGACCAAGTACGATGCTACCTTTTCGTCTCTGAAATCAGTATCTAAGTGACTTGGCTACCAGACTAAAAGTGAGACTGCAGTAAACAAACAGGGGCTTCCGAGGAAAAGCATTAACGGAGCCAACACTGCAGCTTTTACTGCGTGCAGCTGCTGTATCGCAGGCTACTTCATCAACTACCACACCACGCTTGAGGGAGACATCAAGACATCCACAttaacagaggaggaagctgcctCCCACAGACCtcccaaagtcacagaactaGTTAGTCTTGGGGCCAAAATTCAAACTCAGGCCTCTGACTCCAAGTCCGTGCTCTTTCCGCGCATCTAAGTCCCTCCTTTGATATCCAGTAACGACGATCATGAGAAGGAGCATGTTGACTAGACAAACATAACCCTTGGGGAGGAAAAGGCaactggggagaaaaaatatAACCTCAGTCCATCATGACAGAGAACACCATGAGCTTGTGCTAACTTCAACCTGTTAACCCCATCCTCTCTCCACCGTTAAGAACACGTACTTGCAAAATGATTGAGGAATCGATCTTCTCTTCCAAAGATGTCCGCTGGCTTTATGATAGTCGCTTCCGGAAATGCATTCCTCACTTCTTTCTCTCCAACAGCCTAAACAAGCAACCAAACACAGTTCTGAGACGAGTGAACGAAGCTTCCATTTGTCCCACTGTCACGATACTACTTGTATTTCAAAGGTCATATTTTCCTCCAGATTAAAGCAATTGTAGTATTCATAAAACTCAATtacacagaaattttttttaaaataacacataaaaatgCCCTGCCTCTTATAGTTCTGGTTAGGTTTCTTCCCATATTTATTCGACAGAAGCTTAcgcagaagaaaggagaaaaatcagagtAGAACTTTTCTAGCCTCCCTTTTCAATCACTCTCTTACCAATACTGTAAACCACTTGTCCCCTTGTCCCTTACTCCACCCATGGGGCAAAATCCCAATCCTACAGGAACCCCATTAGCCTTCTTCTTTGAGCCATGCACTCCTGTTGCCTTCAGAgctggaggaaaataaataaaaatcataaattggTACCACTATAAATTCATGTTACCAATTTTAACTGGGCCCTCAACATTTTCCAGAAATAGAGTTTTCTTCTAATTAGTTTACTCTCCCATATGACAATTTCAAACATATTCTGTTCTTTCAAATTTCACCcttactttttcctcttccttccagtAAATGACCTCACCTTctaattcaaagagaaaatatagcagCAGAAAAAACCACCCCAAGTTCCCGCCACTAAATCCACACTCAGGTGCATGAACCAACCATCCTTTCTTCCCACGACAGAGGAGCAGGGCCACCTCCACTGCTTCAGAGCTCACCTCCTCTCACTTTCTCAGCAACCGGCCCAGTTTACTCTCTCCCATATCTTCAGTCTCACTCTCTTCACCAGCACCTTCCTATCAGCATTTAAACAATATCAAGATCctctactttaaaagaaaaagaaatttccaacTCCACATGCCCCTCCAGCTTTCTGACCCTGATCCTCTTACCAAATCACTTCAAAATGCTTCCTGCCCTTATTGTCCCCAtgcctctgctcctgctctcTTCACTCACCTGTATTCCGGATTCCTTCCCTACACTCGCTCTCAAACTATTCTTGCTAAGATCACCAATGACCTCCACGTCAGTAGATCCAAGGTGACTCTACAGTTCTCACCTTACTTGGCTTCTCAATGGCATTCTGGTAAGTAGCTACTCCCTCAGCGGACACTGTCTTCCCTTGGTGTCCGTAACCTCGTACTCTGCTGGCTTCCCTTCTAGCTCACTGCATccactctctctgtctttttgcttgttttattttctgcaggTGCCTCTTCACCTACCAGACCACTGATCATCGGTACTCCTCTGGTCTAGTCCAAAGCTCTCTTCTCAACCTACACGTCCTCACTGGGCTCTGCCATTGCTTCAGTtaacaacaaatgctggtgacTCCCTAATTTATATCTCCAACCCagacctctcttctgagctccaggaTCATAAACTCCATTCATCACCGTTACCCTGTGATTGACATGCACCTGAAATGTAACCAAGTCCCCAACTGGATCATCTTCTTCCATTCTCCATAAACAGCACGTCTCCATCTCTGCTGTAGCTTGGAATTACCTAAGGAGAGTTTACAAATACTGATGCCCAAGCTCTATCCCCAGAGATTCTATTTTAATTGGTctgggtgcagcctgggcatcaAGATTTTTCAAAGCTCCCTCAGTGACTGTAATGTGCAGCTAAGGCtaagaaccactgccctaaaGCCTAGTGTCCCAAGCATTTCTCACCTTATTCAACAGTACCACCATCCCCTCAGGGGTGTAAGCCAGAGGCCGGACGTCTCtgactcttccctccctctcaccaCTGACTGACCCCACCATCCCCTCTAAGCGATCACAAATTCAGATGATTCATGAAGCTAGGGCTGAGGCAGGCTCAGcgtgtgctctctctctccaaagtAGTATGAAACGGTGAGGTCTGGACATACTCAGCCAGTTCTGTGACCAGGTGTGACTACGAGAATCAAAGCTTACCCAAAAAGAAAGAGCTGAAAGAATCACAGAGAAACAAAGCTGAAGTCCAGATGAACCTTGGCACCAGTGTGGCTAAGGTCCTACTGCTGGATTTTTCAGATACATGAGCCTATAAATTCCCGTCATGTTTAAGCCAATTTACACTGCATTTTCTGATGCTAGTGATTAAACGCTCCTAAGTGACAGATGCCCTCTCCCCCCATTATATGCTCCTGTGGCACAGTCTGCTATTCTGCAACGTCTGGTGCATCTGGAAGTATTTTTCTCAATGGATAGAAACTTGAGATGGGCTAAGACCACCTCTGTTTTATTCACTACTATATCCCCAGTACCTAACACAATAtgtagcacacagtaggcacttaataaatagtttgttcaataaaagaaaacagtggATCAAAAAGTTGGAGCCATTGTCAAGGCACTCTGCGGTCCTTATCAGTCTGACTCAAAGCAGGCTCACTGTGCAGAAGCCAAATGCTACAGGCAGTCCCAGACATGCAGTCCTTTCTGAGTCCCTAACAATAGAGACATTTCAGGTTACAGACTGATTCCAAAGCAGAGTGCTAATCCCTAGGTACAACCGAGACCATAATGGGGTTTCTAGAAGGACAAGAAGCCTAAATACTATGTGACTAGCCATTTTCCCCAGCAAATATTTCTCTCTGTCATCCTCAGCCTTCACAGCACTTCTTCAAGAGTGGCGTAAGACCATGACTGTGCAAGGGGTTTGACAAAGAAAGATGGTCCTTTACCCTTGGTAGGAGACGCAGATACAACTCTTGGCAGAATCATACTCTACCTTTTATGATGTTTACTGTGTAATTCTATTATGTCCCAAGAAACTTTAAGCCTCTGAGAGCAGGTAATAATATGGTGtatccatcttttttttaataatatatataaaatataaatataatatataatttatattatatgttacatatacatatattttcttttttttttctgggaaagattcaccctgagctaacatctgttgccaatcttcctctctattTGTTCCCTCCTCCCCGAAGCCcgagtacatagctgtatattctagttgtaagtcattctagctcttctacgtgagccaccactGCCACagtgtgccacagcatggctgctgacagacgagtggtgtggttctgcacccggcaaccaaacctgggctgccaaagcagagcgtgccaaactttaaccactagcccatcagggctggctctatccATCTCTGAAGCTCCTTAGCATATGTCCCTGCAAACAGAAGGCACTCGACCAAAATGTCAGAACACACAGACGCACAGACACACATCCCACAAATCTAATTCTGGATATGGAGAATTAGAACCTCTTCTAATTCTGGACATTTCAGTGAGAAACTCTTCTGATTTAACTCATGTTTCAAAGGGGCCAAGAAACTCTAGCTCTGTGAATCACTTCCCAAATCAATTCATTACCTTATTTCTCAGATATCTAGAAGAGCTTTTAATATCAGCATTCAGATGGGAAACATGAATGAATTTTTCAACTCCAGCTTCCTTGGACACTTGAGCAATTGCTAGGGGAATCTTCACAAAAACATCCTCAAAATcgaaattcctagaagaaaaaaatagggatCAGTTAAGAACACCTGACTCAGGATTTCAAAGCTTTCTGTGATCAGCTGGTTTTCATATTATTGCTGGAATTCATAATAGTTAAACTTTTAAAGAGCACTGATTTAACCCAAAGTCAAAAGTAAcgttttttttcaattttacaggcCTGCTCCTCATCATTACTGTACATAATATATAGCTTACACTAAGTTATAACCTGAGGCCTCTGAAAAACATCTGGCCGCACTggttgggtggggaggggagaagtgttGAGGGCGAGAAGGGTAATCACTTCTTACCCCCAGGCCTTTGTTtctcttaggggaaaaaagagaaactacaAAATCAGTCACCAATTTTAGCCAATAACATTAACTACACGCTCCCTCCGTACAAGGCACTGTATTAGTCACTACGGAGGACAGAAAGTTGAACAAGACCCTCCAAGCCATCACAGAACTTAAAATATATGATgaggcagacacacacaaaaaaactaagTCAAACTTTAAAAAGTCCTATCTGCTAAAAAAGAGGTGTGAACAAAATGTCATAGAACTACAGGATAAAAACAGTATTTGTGGATAAACAACCCACACAAAGGCTAAAAAGAACTGTTCGAACCAGTAGTCATGCCATCTTTGATTAACAATGTGGAGAACAGATCCAGAATTTTGTCTCCTCGAGGAAAACCAGCGTTCGGCTTGTTGAACAGAACAGGGAAAATCCTCCTTCCTTACCTCCTCCCAGCTGGACAGATCCAAGCACAGGACCAGCACTGGTGGTTTTGTCAAGTTAGTGACACCAGACACACTGACACAATCCATACTGGCTTGTTACGGGCAGCTCATCACACTGCTTACTTATACCAGACTCACTGCCAACTAAATCCCCTAAGGAGGGCCACAGGGCATGTAAAGGGTCATTCAGTCAAGGCTTATTGATGGACTAACTGAAAACGTCACaactacagtgcctggcatattagGGGCCCAGTGAATGTCTACTGAACCCTAAGACAGCTTACGCAAAGAAGAAACTAGAGAGAAAGACTTACTTGGTTTCCCATTCTCGCCCAACGAGATTGATGACCACGTTGCTGTGCTCCACTGCTCTTCGGATAGAATCTTTGTTTCTCCCATTCCACTCCTACAATAGCAGTAGCCAGTCAGATGAAATCATAAGGGACGCCCCCCGGCAATGTACACTTCTGTAGCCCCCAACCAGCAAGTTTCAAAACGGGCCATCTGTTATAGTCAGAACACGGCACCACTTCACACAGGCTCCATTTATTACAACAGAAATCATCGTGAGGTCTCAAACTCCCTGCTGATTCTCTGACTCTTCTGGAGACAAACAGTCCAAAGTACATTTTATTCAGGGAATCAAATGACAGAACTAGAAAAGACACTATTCATTTTTAACGGGGCATATCAATTTGTGTCTACCCAACTGCCCCCGACAAGTGTGTAAAGGAATCCAGTAATCAAGTCTGCCTTCCTGAAAGGTAGCCAAAGAACCAAGGATCATTTGGGAGGTAAactgacttttcattttgagCAGCAATCAGTGACAGACTGAAGATAGGAGGAATGGCTCTTAAAGGCTAACGTTAAATTGGAAACATTCACAACTACTCTCTTATTTCAGATTCGAGAACAACATGAAGCCCTCAGCAGGAGGAGCCAGTTACAACTGATGATGGTGAGTGGGCTACAGGAGACGGTACAGAATAacagctttggagtcagacaggaaCGCAAGTTCCAGtttgccacttactaactgtgtacAAATGATCTCTCCAACCTCCATGTAAAATCTGAAAACGCAACCTACCTCACGGGGTGGCcatgaagattaagtgaaatatacACAAAATCTGCAGCACAGTGAGCGACATACTCAACAAAAGAAGCAGCTTGACATATAAGGAGCTAAAAAGTCTTTTTCAGAAAAGATGGTaagggtgggagaggaagagtgCAAGAAGACTCAGAGTTGAAGAGCTTGAGGTATAACTGCACGAATGGCCCAAGAGCGATGCCTGGGGAGAAGgaatcaaaaggaaacaaaattccCAGGGGTGGGGCCTACGGGGCACATTGAGGTTGGTAAACCAGTGGCCATTCAGACAGCAGTTTCAAACAGACTACAGCAGGGAAATCCGCACCGGTTCTCCCCAGGAGCCCTGCAGGCACAGTGGCAGCACAACGCTCTGTGGAGAAAGCCTGTCCTGTGCACCGCAGGACCCACTGTAGGACGTGCAGCATCCCCGGCCCTACCTAATCACCCTGTGCTGCTTCCAATCACCGCGACAAACAAAAGGGCCCACACATTTCTAATGACTCCCCTGAAgggtctcccttcctctgctcccccTGCCTCGGCCCACTGGCAACTTGTGGCCTCAAGGAAGAACCtgcagattaaaaaataacaacagggATCCTCAGGAAGGATCGCTCTAAGTTAAGTCTATGCCAAGCAAACCAAATTATAAAACACCCTATTTGTGATTTTCTCTGTCTTAGGAGTATTGTCCAAGAGAAACATAACATGAGGCACGTATGTAATTCTGAACTTTCTACtagccacatttaaaagaataaaaagaaataggtgaaattcattttaataatatactttatttaacccaatatgtaATTTATTCAATGTAATAAATGTGAAAAGTTATTAAGAATAtattgaatattattttcttcGTACTAAGGCTTTGAAATCGGGTGTGTATTTTGCACTTCCACACATCTCAATCTAGACCAGTCAcattcaagtgctcaacagccacatgcgGCTACTGGCTAGCACACTGGACAGGGCAGGTCTAGAGCAGGGGTCGGCAAGCTATGGCCTACAGGCCAATCTAGCCTGCAGTGtaactttgtaaataaagttttactggaacacagccactccCATTTATTTATACGTTGTCCATGGCTGCTCTGGGGCTACAAGAGGATTGTTGAGTAATCGTGACAAAGACCCTACaacctgcaaagcctaaaatatttactatctggtcctttacagaagaaACTTACCGACGGCGAGACTAAAGTTTACAACATTGCCCTGTGAATGGCAGATGCCCTTGGTCCACTCTGGGGGGAAAGTGCTACTTCATTATATGACTTTCCCTCCTAAAAATGACCTTAGTAATTTACATCTGTCAACTCCAATAATAAGTAATACAGGCTCTTACCAGAAAGATAATCTGGCCCAGGTCACCCATGGGACGAAGGTGCATGGTGTCATACGTATCACATCGATAGGGTACGATCACCTGTGACCCCATACGTCCTGAAAAAGAATGGATTGAAACAAGGATCAATGTTAACATAATAATATGGATACATTATACAACAGTGATCTGGTAAATATTTGAACTCTAGTATAATATGTGAATTGATACTATGTTTAGCAAAAAGCATATTTTGCCATGTTAGAGATGCCGTATCTTTTCAGAGTCCCTATTCTCGTTTTAACGTCCTATATAGAAAGTATGGATGTGCTCAGAATGCACAGCAGACCAAAATTACATAAATCCAAGATAAGAGTAACTTGTAACactgttaaaatgaaaacaaagctcAGGGTTCTCCTTAGGCAACCCTAATAAATGGCGTCGGAGTGTATTACACTCAGGGACTTCACTCACCGAGGTGATTGACCACATATCGGCCCAGGAATCCTGTTGCTCCAAACACAGTGGCCACGACCCCACTGACTGAGGAGCGCCCACCTTTCCCATGAGGAATGAGTGCATGATGAAGCTGGCGCTGGGGGGGCCCGTGAAACACGGATGTGACTATTGCAGTAAGAGAAGAACCTTAAACAAAACCCCAGAAGACACAAAAATGGCAAATGTTAATATAAAAGTGACTACGAATACAAAGAGCTTCTTTTCCTAGAAACCTGTGACGTCATTTTGCTATCAGTATTTTCATTCACTGAGGTTGaagtttaaatttaacttttaaattgaaAGTTATAATTCAAGTGCCAGCAGCAATAATAAACACAAACTATTACAACAAAGAATCCATAGGATAGAATATACAAAAGTGAGAAAGTAAACTCCCTGCCCCATAGGATATAATTTACCTAGGGAgataaatcacatttaaaaaacagtaaacagTAACAAATTAAGAGAATATAAACTCCACAGTAAAACAAACTGAGAGAATGCAAAGTAAGGGGGACAACACGTTAGATAATCATGAGAAAAGATTCCTAGATAAAGTGTCTTGAGAAAGGTTTTAATGAGTAATAACAGAAAGAACAGATTTTCATGTGAAACATATAACACATATAGCAACATAGAGGTGGGAATGAAGACGCCCTGTGCAGGGAACAGCAAAAGACTTACCCGGAACAGACTCTGAACCTGATGATGA
It encodes the following:
- the NDUFA9 gene encoding NADH dehydrogenase [ubiquinone] 1 alpha subcomplex subunit 9, mitochondrial, whose product is MAATVHPRIVRALPMSRSSLTAIVTSVFHGPPQRQLHHALIPHGKGGRSSVSGVVATVFGATGFLGRYVVNHLGRMGSQVIVPYRCDTYDTMHLRPMGDLGQIIFLEWNGRNKDSIRRAVEHSNVVINLVGREWETKNFDFEDVFVKIPLAIAQVSKEAGVEKFIHVSHLNADIKSSSRYLRNKAVGEKEVRNAFPEATIIKPADIFGREDRFLNHFANIRSFGGVPLISLGKKTVKQPVYVVDVSKGIINAIKDPNARGKTFVFVGPNRYVLFDLVQYVYAVAHRPFLPYPLPHFAYRLVARLFEMSPFEPWTTRDKVERVHITDMMLPHLPGLEDLGIQATPLELKAIEVLRRHRTYRWLSSEVEDVKPAKTVNI